agcacaggcagcGCAGCCCACCATCAAAGGGAATTCCTGCGGAACACCAGGCAGAGAAATAACCACGTTAGCCCATCTCTCACCGCGGGTTGCTGATGTCACCTCACAAACAGGCCTGGCAACACTTTTCCAACCCGACGGGCACGAAGTTTCCCCAGGGACGCTGCTGGGGTTATCCACAGCGTCTCCCCACGGGGACAGCCCCCGTCaggcgacaccagcccagggTACCGCCGTGCCCGGAGCCCTCTCCCCAGCCTGGGGCCGGTCCCCGCAGCACTCACCGCTGAAGCACAGCTCGCGGAGCTTGGTCAGAGCCACCGTGGGTTCGCCGAGCACCTCCTGGAAGTCCGCGATCCTGAGGGGAGCGAAGCCGCGGGCGTCATCACGGCTGGTACAAGCAACCCGAGACCCTCCAGAGCCCCCAACCCCCCCGAGCCGCCGGTTCTCCACAGCCCCCACCCCGCGCAGCGCAGCCCCAGCAGGGTGGGGAAGAGAAAGACGCCCGTCCCTACACAGACCCCAACACCGACCTGCTCTGGTGCAGCCGCGACATGGCGGCCCCGACGCCCCTTCCCCGCGCGCTGCATAAACGCTCCGGCTGGAAACGCTGCCCGGGAAGGGGGATGCGGGGTGGGCCCCGCCCCGTGGGGGCGTGGCGAACCGCAGCTCCCTGCGCTAAGCACCTCCCCCGCCCGCCCCAGACGCCTCTCCTGAGCGCTTGACCCCGCCCCCTTCGTGGCAGAACCCCGCCCCCGCTATGCCCCGCCCCGTCACACACCCTGTTCGGCAAGCCCCGCCCTTGTTCGGTAAGCCCCGCCCCCTACCCGCCTCGGGCCTCTCCGGGAGCTCCGCGGGCCCGATCCCTGCCCCTCGCGCCCCGAGGCCTGCGGGACGTGGCGGGGGTCCCTCTCCAGGCACCCAGTGCCAGGAGAGACCCCGCGGGCAGCTGGTGCCCCAAGCACTGAGGACACCCCCGGGGAGGTCGCGCTGTCCCGTCCACGTTCCAGCGCATGCCAATGGCAATAGTGAGCGGGGCTCGCGGGAATGGCTCCCCTCAGTGAGGGGGCGCGGTGGGACACCGGCTCTGCGGTGGCGGCAGCCGCGATCCCTGAGCGAGGGACAGGCCGGGCTGCGCCGACCCGTCCCGGGCAGGCCCTGCCGCGACGCcgctgcccagctctgccccgcGCAGTGACGTCAGTGCCTCCGCCGCGTGGCGTCACGGCTTAGTGACGTCACAGAACGTCCCCGTCCCCGCCGGGTCCCCGCTGGCCGAGCGTTCCGGCCGGGCCGGTGTTTCCGGGGGAGGACTCGGTGGCGCTTCCGGCGCGGGCGGAGGAAGTGACGGTGGGTTTGTTGACAGCGGAGGCTGCGGCGGGGGGAGCGGGCCCGAGCAGGACGCGGACCCCGGCCCGCCCCGGGGAGCCGGGACCAGCCGGGACCAGTCCCCCATGGCGCCAGGTGAGTACCGGTGCTCCCGTCCTCAGCCCTACCGGGGGCACCGGGCCTGCCCGCCCGGGCGTGGGAAGGAACCGTTGCCCCCGGCAGTGCCGGATGGTGCTCCCGGCATagtccccatcccctcccagggACTGTCGGGAGCAGCCGGGCCCCGCCGAGCAGGGCTCTGGCGTGCGGCAGCAGCTCCGGCACTGTCCGGCGAGGTGACCTCCGAGTGCCTGGGAGACGAGGGAGGGCTCGGGTCCGGGGCCAGCGCAGCCCGCAGGAAATAGAAACTATCGCGGGCTGATGGAGCCCCAGCGCCCAGAAAGCCGTGAACAAGGATTCCAGGTAGTCTTGGGTAGGTGACCTATTGAATGAAAATCCGTGATGTAATTCAGTGAGCTGTAGGAGCATCTTTACTGCAGGCAGGTACAAAGATCAACACATTCCCAGGCAAGTGCGAGGTGTTTCATTTACAATGTCAGTCTGGCTGGCTGACAAGTTCGGGAGTTGCAGGCTTTGCTGGGACAGGGGATAGGTCGATCTCCTCCTGCTTCACTTTCCCTAGTATTAGAAGGCATGGTGTTTCCCCACAAAGGCAGCAATGACCCATCAATTAATAAAATCACAGTGATTTGCAGCTGCAAGATGTCAGCTAAAGTGACAGTGCAGTTTCCCTTCAGAGTGTAACCTGTGCCAAACTCGGCAAATTTACATTACATTTGTAATTCTGAAGTCCTGTAATCAGCTCATGTCAGTGTATATTGTTTGCCCTCTCCTTGGACGAGTCCCTGATGCTGGAACAGTCAGCTTTGCCAATCATTTTTGTAGCAACAGTGTAAATGTTGTGCGGTTGGCGTGGAGCCGGGGTGAGTCAGGCttggctctgagctctgcctggagagaggCTGGGAGAGATGATGGGTCTAAAGTCCAAGGGAGAGGATATTGGCACTGGCAGCCCCAGGAGAAGTCCTGAGCCTCATGTGCAGTGGAGCCTGAAATGCTCGAATGATGCAGATGCAGCctgaaaataaacaatatttGCAAAGAGGCTGGTGGGGCCTGGATGCTGGGGATGGGGTAAGTAGAGCTCAGCCTGTACGGCACCTGGTTTTGGGTCCATGGATGGCACGAGGGTGCTCTTACTGCCCAGAGAGGGCTATGTACCCATGGAAAAGGCTTTTGTGTGCCTGCTCCCAAAGCTCTGAGGAACTCAGTTCCTTGGTGCATGAAGATGGAAGCAAATCTGTCGGAGAAATAAATTGGAAAAGATTGAAGCTGAAGTTCTGGTCACTCTCAGTTCTTGCTCTTGAATTTTCAGTATCTTTCATGCATCTGTCTTCACCAAAATCCACATGGTACCAGGCAGCTCACTGCTGGAAAAGAACTGGTGGCAGTCACTAGGCAGCTTCATCCTGTGTGAAGCTTCTTGAGAACAGTTAGACAAATGTTAATGATTTTTCAGCCTCTccagttcttttctttttgtcataCATCAAGGTTATAAGTAGAGACAATATTGATCAGGGCAGCTATTGACacttcttcctccctctctgctgctgaggtgTCATGTCTTCAGTCTTAGGAGGGAGAGGCCAGCTTGTGTTGTGTCCTGGACAGGTCACAGCAGCTGTTCAGATAGCTGTAGTAAATCCGGACGATGAAAGCTTTTCTTTGGTCTTATTTCACTGGGACAGTTTAACCATTCTTGATATTAAACTTCTGCATGGGAATGTGTTGGTGGATCACGGGGAGCTCAGAAGTTAAAAGGCAGCTGATTTCTTCAGTGCTGAGATCAACCAGCTGCATTGTGCTGGTCTCAGCAGAGGGAACAGAGGCTTGTCAGAGCCACAGGAAGGCAGTCCTTGCCCTCTGGTGCTCTGAGCTGCTTGGACAAGTCCCAAGTACTGGCCGTTTCCAGCTGCACGTGACAATAGATTGTCAATGGGAATTTGTTTTTGAGTTCTCTGGCTGTCGGTAGTAAACAGTGGAAGAACACTGGCTGCAGGGACCTCCTGTGTGATGGCATAGGGGAACTGGTAGGGACAGCAGAACATGCTTCCCAGCTCGTTCAGATCTTCCTGTCGATCTTGCCTTTCTGGAAAGAGTCTCTCCAGCAAGCTTCAGGCAAAATCTGCAAGAGGGACTTGTTCTGAAGGTGAGGCCAATTCATCTCCAAAGCAGACACAGGACAGCTTCCTCCCACCTGCATTCCCTTTGCCAGGacctcccagccagggagacaATACTCTACACTCAGTGGCCCATTTCAGCCTTGACTTCTCACCTTACTGAACTCCAAAGGTCAGAACTGTGGATTGTGGAGCTCCTCCTTTATTGAAGTTGAAACCCTTCATTTTTGTTGATTGGACCACGTGCACATCAATGGAGCTATTGTGGCACTATTGAGAAGTCACTGTTTTATGTTCTTGTGACCAAAAGAGCAAGTTCCACCCTTAATACCATGATTGGAGAGAGTTTGAAGTATAATTTTTATGACTGctgaggttttgggggtttttaccTTTTGGAGTGATTAAGCTGAGGAATGGGAGTTAAACTCTTCTGTCTTGTACTGACACTATAGGAatgaaggagagagaaaagcagcagaggctTTAGAGAAGCAGAGAACTGGTGACACACAAGTGTCCTGCTATTTGCAGCTGCAGGATAAAGATCAGAAACGGAATATGGTTAAGGACATTTTGCAACAACTTCAGCAGCAATGGCTGCTCAGCTGTGGTGCAGAGAATAATAACTACTTCCACAGCATCGGCGttctctgggacagcagggacagactTATCAATACGGCATAGgttttatgtattaaaaaaaaatatttcaacacaATTTTCTACATCTGTGGAAATATTTAGAAAAGTTTAGGTTTGCTTATAATGTGATTTGACCCCTTGAAAGTGAAATGTCACTGTTGGTCTTCAAGCTAACTTTTTAAATAAGCCCCTCAAGGCCCCAGCAAGCAAGTCTTTATACCACAGCAGTCAAGTAGTTTCAAATCAGAAAACAGATAGGGATAGCTTCCCCCAGTTGTCTGCCTCACCCATCCTTTTTCCTGTTCCAAAAATTAAGAAGGGCAAAAACGCCTTGCCCTTTTCCAGTTTAGTCACTCTTTGTGAAAGATTTGGGATGGTGAGGGTGAGCTGGATGTAGAGGTATCAGGCACAATCACAGTCCTTGCCTTTACACAGCACTCAGAGGGATCCCAGACCAGTTTGTGTGTTTGCCTCTGGCTTCTGATCCACTTCATGTTCTAGTTCAAGAACTTGCATGCAGCTCCTGGCTTGGCACTACATAGAAACACCGAGCTCGAAAATGAAACTTGACTTGGAATGTTGGCAAAGAGAATGACAGGCAGGAGATGTGGGGCCACAGATCCTACTGGTGCCATACAAAGGATTATGCTGACAGTAAATGTTCTGCTGGTTTATCCAACCCACCCTGAAGGAAACCAAGCAATGTGGCTTCTACCACTTCCCCTTCCGAGGGCCTTTGTCAGCCAGATAACCCTGCaatgaggaaatattttgctgtgtAGCCTCATTTCCAAGCACATCACACTAACTGGTTCCCACAGTATCCCCTTGTAGTGGAAATACCAAGGAGATGAGGGCACACTGCCAGAAAGGCCAAACTGCTGTGAGGTCAGCAAGTGATGGGCTGTAAATTCAACAAGcatcctgctggtgtgacagcTTGGTGGGACACTTGCAGTTGTGCCTTTCTCAATGCATCTTTTTGCCTTTCTCTGTTTCTAGCTATCCTGATGGCCCCATAAATTCATCCCAGGACTTCATCTGAGGGAAGGATCTTCAGCATCAAAagcttccttctgctcttcccCTTCCCATAATTTCCCTCAAGATGGCATCTGACAGTCCTGAGTCGCTGATGACCTTGTGCACCGATTACTGCCTTCGCAACCTGGAGGGGACTCTCTGCTACCTCCTGGACAACGAAACGCTCCGGCTCCATCCCGACATCTTCCTGCCAAGCGAGATCTGTGACAAACTTGTCAACGAGTACGTTTCAGGCCTGgtttgggaaggagcagggagctcagaGAAGGGGGAGCATAGTTCTCCAAAAAGAATTATGGGAAAGAATTCATAGGGCTGTGGTTTTTCCAGTTGATCATATTGGCAAATAACGGTTTGCATGAACTTCAGAAGGAAGTGTTCCCTTTTGTACTGCTATCATTCTGATTTCTGTGGTAATCACCCTTTCCAAGTTAGAGCTCAACAAGATGCTgtaaaaagggaaatgaaaagagTAAACCCAGAGTGAAACAGGCACTGCTTTTTTTCTACAGTGTCAGTGAGCAATAAGGAAGCCTTCCCATTTCCTATCACTGAAGCATTACAACACTGTCCAAGTAGAGAAGTAAGAGTGCAAAGTGCTAACAGATGTTAAATTTTAAGGCTGCTGCTCCCATAGTTCTGTAAAGCAACCTGTTTCCAGGGATTTATGTAATTGGCTGTCACAGTCTCTCTTGGCTGAACTTGTGCCCACAAAGTCTGGCAGAGAATTTGGCCAGCTAATTTTatgggagggaggggagaaaaaaatcaaattactaAGTTTAAACAGCTAGGGAAGAAACTCCTGGAGTCTCTGCTTGCCAGAATCCAGtttgctcacacacacacacagtcttGCACAAATCTTTGCCCAAGATTTTCCATGGGTTCGTTGGTTCTGTGCCAGAAGAGGTGGGTGAGCTCCTTTGCCCCAAAGGCTAATCTGGGTGATATGTGGGCGTGGGTGCGGGGGCTGTTGGCGTGTGCTCATAACTTTGTCATGCTTCCTTGTCACCAGTACAGGTGCTAAAGCTGTGgctgagcctgtgctgtgctaaCACCATTGCTTCACACAGGTATGTGGAGCTGGTGAAGACAGACAGTATCTTTGAACCCCATGAAAGCTTCTTCACCCTCTTCTCAGACCCACGGAGCACCAGGCTAGCTCGGATCCACCTGCGGGAACACATTGTGCAGGACCAGGACCTGGAGGCCATCAGGAAGCAGGTGGGGTTAGCACTGACAGCTTCCTCATCACGTAGCAGCATTGCTATATGGGCACCCAGAGATTTCTGAGGCTTCACCCTTTGCTGTCCAAGTTTTCTTTGGACTGACCTCAGCTTCTTCCTTAGCTCCCAAAGCCACTGCTGGGAATGGCATTGGACAATGGTCAAGTTGGGTAATGAATGGTTTCAGGCTGTCCCAGTGGAAGGTGTGGGGCAAACAGGGTGGGCACTTTTCCTGTGAAATATCTCTTAACCttgatttcccttttttcaggATCTTATTGAGCTCTACCTGACTAACTGTGAGAAGCTGACAGCCAAGAGCCTGCAAACCTTGGTAAGCTTCAGCCACACACTGATCTCCCTGAGCCTCTTTGGCTGCTGCAATATCTTCTACGAGGAGGAGAACCCTGGGGGCTGTGAGGATGACTGCCTGGTGAACCCCACTCGCCAGGTCTTGGTCAAGGACTTTACTTTTGAAGGCTTCAGCCGCCTGCGCATCCTGAACCTGGGCCGCCTGATCGAGGGGGTAAACGTGGAGACGCTGCTGCGGCCCTTGGCCTCCCTTGCAGCTCTCGACCTTTCTGGGATCCAGCTGAATGATGTGGGATTCCTGACCCAGTGGAAGGACAGTCTGGTTTCCTTAGTGCTTTACAACATGGACCTTTCAGAGGAGCACATCCAAGTGATCGCACAGCTTCGCAAGCTCAGGTCAGCAGatctgttcttttcctctttaGCCTTCTCCTGCTGATAGGGAAAGGTCTTTCAGGAATGGTCTTCTTGCCTGCTATCAGAGAGGCACCCACTCCTGGGTTCAGCTTATATGAACAGGCTCCCTCATTGTACATATCTACTCATCACTGTACATATCTGACATGTCTAAAGCCAGCCCTGAATTTTGCTTGTAAGAAGGCACCACTTAGCAGAAAGTTCCCattgggaaaacaaaaaccagcacaCATGTGACCCCACTGCCCCCACTTGGTGTGCAACAGGTAGAAGACACTTTTGTGAGTGGCGTGTTGGCTCTAGTCTTAGGTAGGAGCCAGCAAAGTCTCTCTGTCCTATAAGGAACCCCACCTGCAGACAATGGCTGGTGAGTTTGTCCCGCTTCTCCCTTAACAGCAAGATTTCCTCAAAGCTTAATCATTTAAATACCTGAAAGAAATCAGGATAATCTAATAGCCTAGGGTGGAAAAATCACAAGACTGGGGAAGCAGACAAAAACCTGTGTAACTTAATGTGTGGGATAAGACAAGATATGTTTCTGGGGATGCGCAGATCCTCTGGTGCATCTTAATCTCCGAGTAGAAATgctcaggtggctgctgtgatGGAGTCTGGAAAAGGCAGTTTCTGAGCCTGGAGCAATTTCCTTTGTGATGTGTGGCTAAATGATTCACTGTGGTCCATTCCAAGTAGCCCTCTACCAGATACCTGTGTGCTTTGGTTAGacacagggcagctgctgctgccagagcctaCAGAACCACATTCCTGTatcttgggaaggaaataatgataaataataATCAACATAGCTTTGGAAAGGAGGCAGAAGCCCCAGCTAATGCTTGTCAGGATGTGAGATGTTCTCTGTCACTTGCAGGCACCTGGATATCTCCCGAGACCATCTGTCCAGTTATTACAAGTTCAAGCTGACCCGGCGTGTTTTAAACTTGTTTGTGGAAAACCTGGTGAACCTCACTTCACTCGACATCTCAGGGCACACCATGCTGGAGAACTGCACTATCCCCAGCATGGAGGAGAAGATGGGCCAGACAAGGTAAGGAAACAGCAATTACTGAGGGCTGCTTGGATGGATAGGTCAGTCAAAGATGAATTCAGAACAGTTCCCTCTTCTGCGTTCCCAAATTCTGTAGGTCTAGTACTAAAAAGCAGGATACAGCTCTTGCCAGGTTCCCCTGACAGTAGAGACTGGTGTGAGAATCAGCTGCAATTGCTGTATGCAGCACTTGTAAGGACTTGTAAGAGTAATAAAGAATTCATCCCATCTGCCTGCCATGTATATATGAAGTATTTCAGTTCTTTTCCACACACATTCTCCCAGGGATctcctgcaggatttttttctgaaaggacTCTAAAGCCCTTTACACATTTCCTACACAAAATACTGTTACCTTGTGGAAATCCAGGCTCTTCTGACAGAACATTTATACACTGAGTCAATACATCAGCATTCATAGGAGGGCTGAGTGTTTTAGGAACTTGGAATCTAAAGGCCTATTTTCAGATAGGATACTGGGCAGATCAACCCTTGGAAATCCTGGCGCCCCTCAGTAGAGGCATAACTAGAGGTCTGGTTTTCCACACCAGCCAAGAGCTCTGCACTCCTATTAAGCAGTTGCTGAACAGAAGCAAAGGAGTGAGACAGTACTGGCTCCTTTTCACCAGAGGTGGTGAAAATGCATTGACTTGTGGTAAATAAGGAACATAGCAGCAAAACCAGTCTTTTTGCATACTCACAGAAGCAGACTGAGCATATCTATCACATTACAAATACATTGGATGAGTGAAATCTACAGCCCTTTAAGAGGAAACTTTCACCCCAACTAGTGAATTTCCAGGACAAATTTTACCTAGGAAAGCTGCATCCTGCCTACAGTAATTCTTACTGGTTCCACTCAGCACATTCGCCTTTCATTCAGGATCACCTGGGATGAATATTTAGAGTTATGTTCATAAGCAGCTGCCTGATACAAAATGAAGTGCAGCTTTCATCACTCTGGGAATGAAGCAGTACAATCAGAATGAATGGAGGGCTGACAGCCATCTCTGTGGCAGGAGACACCTGAAGAAACATGGTACCAACATGAGCAATCTCTTGTTTTTTCACCCCAGCATTGAGCCAGCAAAGAGCAGCATTGCTCCCTTCCGGGGTCTGAAACGACCACTGCAGTTCTTGGGCCTTTTTGAAACATCCCTCTGCCGTCTGACCCATATTCCAGCCTACAAGGTAAGGAGGCTGCAGGAATATTGGCAGTAGGAACTTGGTAGGAGCTGAAAGAACATGAGAACACTGGCTGCCAGTAGAGTGGAGTTCTGTGGGTCTTGGGTGTGACAACTGAGCTCTGACCTTTCAGTAACTACTTTGTAAGGCAAGAAAACTGCCAGAAAGCAAGACCTGTACCCCACATAGTTTTTATAAGGGTTGAAAAACATGACCCTTGGAGAAAAGCATGGATAAATCATCCTGCCTGAAGGATGTCTGTGACGACAGAAAAAGAGTTAAGACAGTAGGAGTCCTGCTTTTGAATATCATCCTCCTGCcccaaaggtgccctttctcaGCCCTCTGGACTGAAAAGTGACTCAACCTCTGTCTCATCCTGGGCTGAATCTGCTCTCAGGGCAGAGGGGAGGTATACCCTTTGACTTTTCAGAGTTTCCTTCTCATGTTGGTTTTCCTCCTACGTAATTTCTCCTGACTCCTTTTGCTCTCCCATGCCAGGTGAGTGGAGACAAGAACGAAGAGCAAGTCCTGAATGCTATCGAGGCTTACACCGAGCACCGGCCGGAAATCACTTCCCGGGCCATCAACCTGCTTTTCGACATTGCCCGCATCGAGCGCTGCAGCCAGCTGCTGAGAGCCCTCCAGGTAAGCCTTGGCCTCACCTTGACAAGGGCAATTTTGCACTCCcagtctttttttctgccttgggACACCCTATCAGGCCATGCCAGAGAAAGTTTCAGTAGCACAGTGGAAGCGGGTAGCTTCATTTCCTAAGCACATTCCTGCAATGCCTGGGCCACGCAATCCTTGCAGGCTTCTGACAGTCACTCCACTTGTAATTCAAGCAAGTCTGTGGCACTGAAGCTCTGtgtttcttctctgcagctggTGATCACAGCCCTCAAGTGCCACAAGGATGACAAAAACATCCAGGTGACAGGCAGTGCCGCACTGTTCTACTTGACCAACTCCGAGTACCGCATGGAGCAGAGCGTGAAGCTGCGGCGCCAGGTCATCCAGGTGGTGCTCAACGGCATGGAGTCCTACCAGGAGGTCACAGTAAGAGCAGTCCAGCCACCTCTAGTTCCCACAGTCCTCTTTCCCTGTATCTGTTCTTTAGCCTGCTGTCAGCATTTGGgtttcctctgcctgcagggagTTAAACAAGGCAGAGAAGTTACTGCCCAGGTCTCCACTCAGCAGTGGGGATTAGATGCAGGGTGCTCCTTTTTATCCATGAACAATGGTCAAAGGGTATTTGTGACACACAGATACCTGGCACTGACTGTGGGGTGAAATGGCTGTAGGTAAAGGGGAAGTCAAGTCAACAGAAAGAAACATCTCAGCTCTCTGTACTGGAAGTTAGCTGTGTAGAGAGCCAGTAGGCAGTGAGGAACTGGCTTGGAAAGCAATACACCCTGGATAACTGGGTGGTCTTGTGAGGCTGGAGTGACAGTCATGGAGTATGGCTAAAGCACAGCACTAAATCAGAGGGTAACAGAAATCTCAGTAGTTGTAGTCAGGCAAGAAGACACTTTCAGTACCAAGCAGTAAGGAGCCATGAGGTGGTGGGGTCTGTGCTTTTGTAACCACTTGGCCCAGTGTTTACTTCCTTTTGTACCCAGGTGCAGAGGAACTGCTGCCTGACACTGTGTAACTTCAGCAttcctgaggagctggagtTCCAGTACCGCCGAGTGAACGAGCTGCTGCTGAACATTCTCAACCAGAGCCGGCAGGATGAGTCCATCCAGCGCATCGCTGTGCACCTCTGCAATGCCCTGGTCTGCCAGGTGGACAATGACCACAAGGAAGCTGTGGGCAAGATGGGGTTTGTCATGGTTGGTATGATCCCAAGGTGTCTCCTTATCCATAACCCAGGCTAGGACAATTCCCTTACAGCTGTCCATCAAATGTCTCCAGCCATGATCCACTTCACAGTATCACAGGAGGAAATCAGTGTCCCAGCAATGCTGACCTCTCCTGGAACCTACCCTTTTACTTGCTTACCAACCCTGGGAGTTATGATCTCAGAGACAGGCTGGTGTGAGGGCAGGAAGGCACTGTAACCTAATACCTGACCTCACCACATCAGGTTACTCCAGATCTGGTACCACCTTGTGACTGtctccttctgcttctccccAAGTTTGCATCAATTTCCCAACTCAATCCATATCCCCTACCTTTTCCAAGAACTGCACAGGCTGTTGCTTTGGCACAGTTATGCCACATCCCAGACCTTGTAATACAGCTCACAACTGACTCAACTGCAAACTCAACAGCTCAAGGACCATGGCATAGTTCAGCTCTGTGAATACTTGCAACTTGGAACATGACCCAGTCCCACTGTTTTAGAGAAAGATGTATCAAGTAGGTTCTCTGCAAAAGATCAAACTGTGATAGTGCAGGGCTGGTTAAGCTCCATGACTTTTGAGCTGTTTCTCACTGTTCCCTTTCTTTGTCCACAGACAATGCTAAAATTGATTCAGAAGAAGTTGGCTGATAAAACGGTGAGTGTTTCCCAAAAAAACCATATGCATAGAGTATTTTCTCTTCAGTCTGACTTAGGCATGGAGATCAGCCCAGAGTGCCAGCTCAGCTTCTCTACCAAGTACAAGACGTCTCAGCTGATGCTGCAGAATTTCCTGTCCCCAGTTGAGGGCAGGGGAATGTGACAGGGAGGCAGaactataaaacaaaaaatgcactTACTGACAAGTTGAAAGTGAACAAGGTTTTCTTGCCTCTGAAGTCATCTAGGGTGATGCCAGAGAGGAAACAGGTGATTGGTTTGCATTAGCAAAGCTCTGATTCTGTCCCTTTCTCTATAGTGTGATCAGGTGATGGAGTTCTCCTGGAGTGCCCTCTGGAACATCACTGATGAGACCCCAGATAACTGCGAGATGTTCCTTAACTACAGTGGCATGAAACTGTTCTTGGAGTGCTTGAAAGTAAGTGTCTGATTGTCTGTGGAGAGATGCAGACAGAACAGAGGAGATGTAGGTGCCTGGGCAGGATCCCTGGTTCTGCTCATCTCCAAGCATTACTTTCTACATTTCACAAAGTTTGTTTAAGTTCTTTTCTCTCACATCATTCCACCCAGCCAGTAGAACAGAGAAACTTACATCTTACAGAAACTTACAGAAGTGAACACATCTTCCCCTTTGCCCATCTTTGCTGAGCCCCCtcaagcagagcagcagtgaacAGTGACCATGATTTTGATCTTCCCTTTTCACACATACCTTTAGCACCATTTGGCACCTGCCAAGGAACCACTGCTGACTACACAAAAATACTGAGCTTTTCTAGGTGTGCTGTACAGCCTTTTCAGAGTCACCAGAGTCCCACCTGTGTATAAATAATCCTATTCCTTGCTTGGCCAGGAGTTTCCGGAGAAACAGGAGCTGCACCGCAACATGCTGGGCCTCCTGGGCAATGTGGCAGAAGTGAAGGAGCTCCGCCCACAGCTCATGACCTCCCAGTTCATCAGTGTGTTCAGGTGAGTGCCTGGCTGGTGACCAGCTGGACTCTGATCTCTTCTCTTGAACCACCTGGAGATTTTACTGTATCAGCAGCTCTAAGTGATCTCTTCTCTCTTGGCAGCAATCTGCTGGAGAGCAAAGCCGATGGGATTGAGGTGTCATATAATGCCTGTGGAGTGCTCTCCCATATTATGTTTGATGGTCCAGAGGCCTGGGGGATCTGTGAACCTCACAGAGAGGAAGTTGTGAAGAGGATGTGGGCAGCCATCCAGAGCTGGGATATCAACTCCAGGAGAAATATCAATTATAGGTGAGGAATGGAAAAAATTGGCCCACTCATATGGGTACCAGTATTGTCACAGGAAGGAAACGccaacagaaagaaaggaagagagagagagaga
The nucleotide sequence above comes from Cinclus cinclus chromosome 19, bCinCin1.1, whole genome shotgun sequence. Encoded proteins:
- the ZER1 gene encoding protein zer-1 homolog isoform X2; the encoded protein is MASDSPESLMTLCTDYCLRNLEGTLCYLLDNETLRLHPDIFLPSEICDKLVNEYVELVKTDSIFEPHESFFTLFSDPRSTRLARIHLREHIVQDQDLEAIRKQDLIELYLTNCEKLTAKSLQTLVSFSHTLISLSLFGCCNIFYEEENPGGCEDDCLVNPTRQVLVKDFTFEGFSRLRILNLGRLIEGVNVETLLRPLASLAALDLSGIQLNDVGFLTQWKDSLVSLVLYNMDLSEEHIQVIAQLRKLRHLDISRDHLSSYYKFKLTRRVLNLFVENLVNLTSLDISGHTMLENCTIPSMEEKMGQTSIEPAKSSIAPFRGLKRPLQFLGLFETSLCRLTHIPAYKVSGDKNEEQVLNAIEAYTEHRPEITSRAINLLFDIARIERCSQLLRALQLVITALKCHKDDKNIQVTGSAALFYLTNSEYRMEQSVKLRRQVIQVVLNGMESYQEVTVQRNCCLTLCNFSIPEELEFQYRRVNELLLNILNQSRQDESIQRIAVHLCNALVCQVDNDHKEAVGKMGFVMTMLKLIQKKLADKTCDQVMEFSWSALWNITDETPDNCEMFLNYSGMKLFLECLKEFPEKQELHRNMLGLLGNVAEVKELRPQLMTSQFISVFSNLLESKADGIEVSYNACGVLSHIMFDGPEAWGICEPHREEVVKRMWAAIQSWDINSRRNINYRSFEPILRLLPQGISPVSQHWATWALYNLVSVYPDKYCPLLIKEGGIPLLKDMIKMASARQETKEMARKVIEHCSNFKEENMDTSR
- the ZER1 gene encoding protein zer-1 homolog isoform X1, translated to MASDSPESLMTLCTDYCLRNLEGTLCYLLDNETLRLHPDIFLPSEICDKLVNEYVELVKTDSIFEPHESFFTLFSDPRSTRLARIHLREHIVQDQDLEAIRKQDLIELYLTNCEKLTAKSLQTLVSFSHTLISLSLFGCCNIFYEEENPGGCEDDCLVNPTRQVLVKDFTFEGFSRLRILNLGRLIEGVNVETLLRPLASLAALDLSGIQLNDVGFLTQWKDSLVSLVLYNMDLSEEHIQVIAQLRKLRHLDISRDHLSSYYKFKLTRRVLNLFVENLVNLTSLDISGHTMLENCTIPSMEEKMGQTSIEPAKSSIAPFRGLKRPLQFLGLFETSLCRLTHIPAYKVSGDKNEEQVLNAIEAYTEHRPEITSRAINLLFDIARIERCSQLLRALQLVITALKCHKDDKNIQVTGSAALFYLTNSEYRMEQSVKLRRQVIQVVLNGMESYQEVTVQRNCCLTLCNFSIPEELEFQYRRVNELLLNILNQSRQDESIQRIAVHLCNALVCQVDNDHKEAVGKMGFVMTMLKLIQKKLADKTCDQVMEFSWSALWNITDETPDNCEMFLNYSGMKLFLECLKEFPEKQELHRNMLGLLGNVAEVKELRPQLMTSQFISVFSNLLESKADGIEVSYNACGVLSHIMFDGPEAWGICEPHREEVVKRMWAAIQSWDINSRRNINYRSFEPILRLLPQGISPVSQHWATWALYNLVSVYPDKYCPLLIKEGGIPLLKDMIKMASARQETKEMARAHVTKAPATKILNQDKKHSRF